In Armatimonadota bacterium, the sequence AACTCATCCTCGCGATCGTTCATGACCGTGACCGGCACAAACTATCGGACCGGCTGGTGAAAGAGGGCTTTCGGTTCACACAACTCGCAAGCACCGGCGGATTCCTGCGCGAAGGCAACACGACATTTATGATCGGCGTGGACGACGAGCAGGTGGACGCCGCCCTTCATGTGGTGGACGATTGCAGCAGAACGAGGGAGCAGTTCGTGAACCTCCTGCCGCCGGACGCAGGCGCGGCGGGCGCCCTTATTGCCAATCCCGTGAGCGTGAGAGTCGGTGGCGCGGTGGCGTTCGTGCTGCCCGTCGACCGTTTTGAACAATTGTGAATTGATGGCTGCGGGGCAAGGGCTGAGTTCCAGCCCCATCCCCATACCCCAACCCCGATTATGCTTGGCCAGGAACACATAATAACCGCTCTACGTGATGTCGCGGCGCGAGGCTCGATGCACCACGCATACCTTTTCGCCGGCCCCTCCGGGAGTGGCAAGCGCGAAATGGCGCGCTTTCTCGCACAGTTGGCGAATTGCGAGAGCGACGGGGAGCGTCCTTGCGGCGTCTGCCACCAGTGCCACCTGATCGAAACCGGAAACCACCCGGACGTTTCCTGGATCGGCCCCTCCGAAAAGAGCAAGAAGGGCCATATCACCATTGAACAGGCCCAGGCTGTCCGAACCGAGATTTCACGCATACCGGTATTGGGCCGCCGAAAAGTCGTTACTCTGGATCCCGCGGACGAGATGACACAGGACGCAGTGAACTGCCTCCTGAAGACGTTCGAGGAGCCGCCCGCTTACGCAACGCTCGTCCTGCTCGTGGGTGATACCGCCAACATCCTGCCGACCGTCCTCTCCCGCTGCCAGGTGACGCGTTTCAAACCGGCGCCTCGCGACGTTATCGCCGCCTGGCTGATAGACCAGGGCGCCGACGCCGAACAAGCCGGCCACGTCGCCCGCTTGAGTGAAGGCCGGCCCGGCGAAGCGCTCCGCCTCCTGAAAGACGCGGAGGCGCTGGCGAAGCGTGAGCGCACTCTAGTGTGGCTAAAGGCTGTTGCGCTGGCGCCGCGCACGGACGCGCTCCGCCTCGCGGAGGATCTGCGGATGGGCACCAGCGACGAAGGCGCCGACGTTGCGGACAGTTTGCGGTGGGCCGGTTCCTGGTTTCGGGACATAAGCGCGATCCAGGCTCGTTGTGACCGCAGCCTGGTCGTGAATGCGGACCATTTGGACACCCTTGAGGCGGCGTCACGTTCCTACACCACAACCCAGGCGTTGGCGGCGGCGGCGGCCATTCTGAGCGCGCGGCGTTATCTGGCGGGAAACGGGAACGCGACTCTGGTGACCGAATGTCTGCTGATGGACCTCATTCCCTGGGGGGATTCCTAGATGACCATTGCGGTGTTGGGTGCGGGCAGTTGGGGAACGGCGCTAGCGCGCCTGTTGGGCGAGAAGGGCCACGCTGTCCGCCTTTGGGACCACGATGTCCGGCGGGCGGCCAACATCCAGCGGGATCGTGTCAACGCGCGATACCTTCCTTCCTTCGAACTGCCCCATTCGGTCATCGTGACCGGCGACGCGAGATATGCCACCGCTGAAGCCGAAGCGATCGTCATCGCAGTTCCCAGCAGCGCCGTGCGATCGCTGCTCAATGAGCACGGCGGCCATTTTGTGGACGTCCCGGCAGTCTTGAGCGCGGCGAAAGGCCTGGAACCCTCGACCGGGATGCGCGTCTCCGAGATCTGCATCGAGCTGCTGGGCGAAGCTGCGCGGCCGCGCCTCGCGGTGCTCAGCGGACCCAATCTGGCGACCGAGCTGGCAAGGAACGTCCCCACTGCCACGGTGATAGCCTCGGAGAACCGTGAACTCGCGACCCTTTTGCAGTGTATATTGCATACGCGCTACCTCCGTCCTTATACAAGCGAGGACGTGATAGGCGTGGAGTTGGGCGGCGCCCTGAAGAACATCATCGCCATTGCCGCCGGCATTTCGGACGGCCTTGGATACGGCGACAACACGAAGGCGAGCCTGATGACGCGGGGCCTGGCGGAGATTATACGTCTGGGCGAGAAACTGGGCGCCAGGCGCGATACATTCTGGGGGCTCAGCGGTGTGGGTGATATGATCGCAACGTGTGCGGGGCGCCTCAGCCGAAACTACCGGGTGGGCGCCGGATTAGCCGAGGGCAAGTCACTGGAGACGGTCCTCGCCGAAATGGGGCAGGTGGCGGAAGGGGTGCCGACCACCGAAGCTGCGATCCGCCTGTCGGAACGCGCGGGCGTAGAGGCGCCGATCATTAAGAGCGCGTACAGCGTTCTGTTCGGGGGAACGCCCGCCATCCGGGCAACTTCCGAATTGATGGAGCGTGGCGCCAAAGGCGAACTCTGGTAATCAGACCGCTGGCGGCAGCCCGCCAGGTGTCACGAAGTGTCGTTCGTTCAAAGTCTTTTCGGATGCGCCTTGCGCCTGGTCGCAATAGACGTTATAATTGAGTCGCCTCCTGGCGGTTGTCGTCACCGGATCGGGCCATCCGGTAAGCGCGCTCCGGCGCGTTTCCAGACTGCCAAACCTGTCCGCTTCGCAGCGCATCTTCGTTTACCAGTTCTGCGTTTGGCAAGCGTGAAATGGGGGGTGTCCTTTATGGCCCGCGGCCTCAGCCATAGCACCGGTCTAGCAGTGATTGGCCCAATCGCAGCGCTTCTCTTCGCCATATTGCCCGCGCACAGTCAGTGCATCGCTATCGGAGACCTGAGCGGCGATGGCGCTCCCGATGTGGTGACGGCAAATACGTCCGGCAATTCGATCTCCGTCTCGATCAACAAGCACAACGGAACCGTTTCGTTCAACGCGCCTGTGAATTATACCGTTGGCGCCGGTCCTACATCGGTGGCCATTGCCGACGTGAATGGTGATCTGAAGCCGGACGTCATCGTCTGCAACAGCACCCCAGGCACTATCAGCGTCCTTCTCGGCAACGGTGACGGCACTCTGCGCCCCGCTACGGATTACTCCGTTCTCCCTCCGGGGGAGACCGGTACACCTGCCCCTTCCGCGGTGGCAGTTGGCGACCTTCGCGGGCACGGCATCCTGGACGTTGTTGTATCCAATCTGGGAACGTCCACCGTCAGCGTGCTCCAGGGAGACGGCAAGGGCGTATTTCACGCGACCACCAGCCTCCCCGTCGGCAGCAAGCCGGACTCCATAACCCTCGCCCGGTTCACGGCCAGTGGACACTTGGACATTGCCACCGCCAACTCCAATTCGCGGAGCATCAGCGTGCTGCTCGGCAACGGTGACGGAACGTTCCAAGGCGCGCAAAATTCGCGCGCCGGCTATGTGCCCTACGCCATCAGCGCGGGCGATTTCGACGGCGACGGTGTCATGGATATCGCCGTCTGCGACAATATGAGCCTGAGCAGCGGCGTCAATCTGCTCAAGGGAAATGGCGACGGAACGTTCCGCAACGCCGTCTCTTTCGCAGGTGGTACAAGCCCGATCGCGATGGCTTCCGGTGATTTCAACAACGATGGCCGCCCGGACCTGGCGACCGCTAACACAGGCACACTGGATGTCAGCGTCTTCCTGAATGACTGCACGGGCGGGTTCGCCGCCGCCATCACCACCGCCCCGGGCGCGAATCATATCGGGATCGTTTCCGGCGATGTGGATGGAGACGGAAACGCCGAGCTTATCTTCTCCAACACCCCAAGCGGCATTGCGGTTGTGCCGGCGACCGCCCCGACGGTCAAACAGGTAAGCCTCTCGCCCGCCTCCGTCATCACCGGCGCTTCATCGATCGCGACGGTGCTCCTGAACCGCGTGACCACCAGCGATGGCGTTTCGGTGCGTCTCTCCACCGACCGGGCCGACCTGGTGATTGTGCCGGATTCGGTCGTGGTAACGGCCGGGTCCAATTCAACCACATTCCCGGTGATCACAATCGCCCCTGTTTCCGGCATCGCCCGTATCACCGCGACCACGGGAACCGTCGCCGCGTTTGCGGATCTCATTGTCACCCCCGCCCCGCCTGTGCAGGGCAAGGGCGATATGAACGGTGACGGAAAACTCGATATCCGGGATCTGGTCCTGGTCGCCAGGATAGCGTTCGGGCTGGATCCGCCGCGGTAAGCGCGAGTAATCCCGCTACGTAACGCCTGGCCAAGC encodes:
- a CDS encoding cyclic-di-AMP receptor — translated: MKLILAIVHDRDRHKLSDRLVKEGFRFTQLASTGGFLREGNTTFMIGVDDEQVDAALHVVDDCSRTREQFVNLLPPDAGAAGALIANPVSVRVGGAVAFVLPVDRFEQL
- the holB gene encoding DNA polymerase III subunit delta'; amino-acid sequence: MLGQEHIITALRDVAARGSMHHAYLFAGPSGSGKREMARFLAQLANCESDGERPCGVCHQCHLIETGNHPDVSWIGPSEKSKKGHITIEQAQAVRTEISRIPVLGRRKVVTLDPADEMTQDAVNCLLKTFEEPPAYATLVLLVGDTANILPTVLSRCQVTRFKPAPRDVIAAWLIDQGADAEQAGHVARLSEGRPGEALRLLKDAEALAKRERTLVWLKAVALAPRTDALRLAEDLRMGTSDEGADVADSLRWAGSWFRDISAIQARCDRSLVVNADHLDTLEAASRSYTTTQALAAAAAILSARRYLAGNGNATLVTECLLMDLIPWGDS
- a CDS encoding NAD(P)H-dependent glycerol-3-phosphate dehydrogenase, with amino-acid sequence MTIAVLGAGSWGTALARLLGEKGHAVRLWDHDVRRAANIQRDRVNARYLPSFELPHSVIVTGDARYATAEAEAIVIAVPSSAVRSLLNEHGGHFVDVPAVLSAAKGLEPSTGMRVSEICIELLGEAARPRLAVLSGPNLATELARNVPTATVIASENRELATLLQCILHTRYLRPYTSEDVIGVELGGALKNIIAIAAGISDGLGYGDNTKASLMTRGLAEIIRLGEKLGARRDTFWGLSGVGDMIATCAGRLSRNYRVGAGLAEGKSLETVLAEMGQVAEGVPTTEAAIRLSERAGVEAPIIKSAYSVLFGGTPAIRATSELMERGAKGELW
- a CDS encoding VCBS repeat-containing protein, with product MKWGVSFMARGLSHSTGLAVIGPIAALLFAILPAHSQCIAIGDLSGDGAPDVVTANTSGNSISVSINKHNGTVSFNAPVNYTVGAGPTSVAIADVNGDLKPDVIVCNSTPGTISVLLGNGDGTLRPATDYSVLPPGETGTPAPSAVAVGDLRGHGILDVVVSNLGTSTVSVLQGDGKGVFHATTSLPVGSKPDSITLARFTASGHLDIATANSNSRSISVLLGNGDGTFQGAQNSRAGYVPYAISAGDFDGDGVMDIAVCDNMSLSSGVNLLKGNGDGTFRNAVSFAGGTSPIAMASGDFNNDGRPDLATANTGTLDVSVFLNDCTGGFAAAITTAPGANHIGIVSGDVDGDGNAELIFSNTPSGIAVVPATAPTVKQVSLSPASVITGASSIATVLLNRVTTSDGVSVRLSTDRADLVIVPDSVVVTAGSNSTTFPVITIAPVSGIARITATTGTVAAFADLIVTPAPPVQGKGDMNGDGKLDIRDLVLVARIAFGLDPPR